In the genome of Caenorhabditis elegans chromosome IV, the window agaaatgttttcaaagagTCAACTTTGAAGTTCCAGGATTTTTTCGTGCACATTAGAAGTTAAAACTTTAATGGCAGTGATGCACGTTATTATCGTAATTgacaaaatacatttttagtgCCGAtaacggcaaatttggcaaatttgtcgTGGTCGCCAAACTCGATAAATTGcgatatttttcaatcttttcagcagaaaaagtggaaaaatggacaaaaaaaacttagcacgagttgttcaatttttgcataaagGGATTTCTTGAATAAATTATTGGCGAAAAAACATACACGGTTTTGggtgattttattcaaattttttaattgaaatcatctgttttagacaaaatttcaatagaaaaaacattttcagatgtgcagaaaatttcaaaattcgtcgATTGGttgcttttttcatttcaaaacatttattcgttttttttgtggctGGAGGGATTCGTCAATTTAtctacaagaaaaaaaaacggtttttaaCAATGATGATATGAGACTTCAagcaaataatttatttgaaaatatacataCAAACATTGAAATCATTCCAAAAATGAGAACGTTAAACAATTACAGTTTCGGTCCTGGAATCATGAGATCTTTCACATTTATGTTTCTTTCCTTAAAATCTCTCATTCTTCTGAACGAATTTCCAGTAGCCTCATTTCCAACTTCATTCAGTCCACCGTTcatcacaattttctcatttagtCTGAGAATTTTCGACAGAATAAAGATGAGTTGTACTTCCAAGTTGAACTTTTCGTCGAGTTCTTGAATTGCGGCTCCAACTTGAGAAAGGGTTTGATTTTTGTTGGCAATGATCTCAGAAAGCTTTTTGTAAGTTGATGGAAGTCTTTCAAATACagtggtttttattttgttaaacTTTTCCTCTCTGGCTTGCCACGTTGAATAGAATACAGCCCATTTGTCCTGGAAGATGAAAGTTTTGTTATATATTATGTATACGGCCCTGTTTACCGAATAATGGCGAACCGGGTAAAATTGTTCCAAACTAGATTTTTAGtcctaaatatttttgaaactttgctgcagattgagcaaaaaaaacgcgTTTTGATTTATGAACTATTCAGAGTAAAATGTTGAGAGATATACTAACTTTCATTTCAAGAAAGAGgtgagattttttcatttagcAAAAtcggagttttttttgtaaacttacAGCAATTCCGTGCTTCTCCGCCCATTCAGCGCCTTTTTGGTCGATCTCGGCAATAGTCAATGTCGGATCGGAATCGATTTGGAGAAAGCCAAATATAGCTTTTTCggttaaattttggaaaaccgCTTCCCCCGCTTCATCTACTGTGAGAGCAGGAGCAGAAGTAGGTGCAGCAGAAGCCACAATGGTGAAAATTATAGCAGAGAGGAGATAAAAGAGCATTTTCGAATTGAGcttggaaatttattaaattcgCTAAGCTTTTATAGCCATACAGTTACTATATGAATGGTCATTTCCATATAGGTATTTGTTTGAATAGTCGATTTTTAGCTTGGGATGAGCAGCTAAATAAGCAATACGGTTGTATATAGTTAAAAATATAGCATTCCTattgatttcaatttgaatctCTAATAAGagatcattaaaaaaaagaatcaaataTGTTAAGATCAAATATGTtgctaatttttcattttaaaacaattaacaaaaaaattaaatatgaaGTCTTGAAGCTCTGGTGGCATCTCTGGTGAGAACCATTTCATAGACACCATTTCCCTTCAACTCGTAGAATTTCATGTTTCCGTTCACTTTGAGTGGTAGTTGTTTCTTATAATTGGAGCTTCTGaagtaatatttttgttataaaatcAAGGATCAAGGAAAACTCACGTCAATTTGGCAACGCAGGTTGTGTTAGAAATACGGTTTTCGTAGACATTAATCACAGCAGTATCCGGGAAAGATTTGAAGCTTTTGATGTATTCAGGACCGTGGAAACTTGTTACAGTCCAAGAACGTCCAGAATGTGAATTCAAAGTGACAGTACAATTTCCAGAAGATGGACAATTTGCACCTTGATACATCATTGTTCCATTTGTATCTTCAAAGTGTTGGCCCATAAAAAGAGGATAATCAATTGAACTATTCAATCCAAAAGTATGCACTGAAATCTTATTTCCATACGCAGTTAATTGTTGCTTTGATTCCAATACTTGTCCAAGTGTTCCAATAAATTCATCCAATACTGATTCTCCACTGAAAATGAGAGTTTGACGAAGAAGATGGTTCAATGTGCTGTTTGCCATTGAGAATGCCATTAATGAAATATGTGAATTGTTCTCTCCAACAAATGTTGTTAGATTACTTGTTGGACGAACTGCAATTGGAGCATTTCCTCTTGTGATATTCACAAAGTTTTTCTGGAGTTCTGGGAATTTTGACCAAACAACTTTGAATCCGAAAGTAGTATCTGGAGTGGTAGTCGAGTTTCCAATTGCCAAgttaatttggaattttggatgAGTAAAGATGAATGGGTTACGGTCATTGTCATTGAGCCTGAacgttttttatttagaatgtttttttaaatcaaagtCTTAGATCTCACTATCAGACTTACATCATCATTTTATGATTAGAATACACCATATAGGCTCCTAAAGTACTGTTGAATCTCTTGTTAAAAGTGACTGTGGCAAAATATCCTTTTGGGACATTGACAGTAAAAAAGCATACTTGATTGGGAAGAGCGCGGGGAGTCAATCCTTTTCCAGTCCATCCACGTGGATAGAATGTAGTGTTGGATGGTGCCGATGGGGCTTCAATAGTAGTTGTTCCATTGCAGTTGAAGCTCGCCACCGAAACGGCAAGAAAAGCCAAGATGAAAGCAGTTGAGCGAATCATTTGCACTGATGAATTGGCAGGCATGTGGTAGGAGTTTTATACTCTTGCAACCTGAT includes:
- the srlf-6 gene encoding SXP/RAL-2 family protein Ani s 5-like cation-binding domain-containing protein (Partially confirmed by transcript evidence); the protein is MLFYLLSAIIFTIVASAAPTSAPALTVDEAGEAVFQNLTEKAIFGFLQIDSDPTLTIAEIDQKGAEWAEKHGIADKWAVFYSTWQAREEKFNKIKTTVFERLPSTYKKLSEIIANKNQTLSQVGAAIQELDEKFNLEVQLIFILSKILRLNEKIVMNGGLNEVGNEATGNSFRRMRDFKERNINVKDLMIPGPKL
- the cld-1 gene encoding CUB-like domain-containing protein (Confirmed by transcript evidence), which gives rise to MIRSTAFILAFLAVSVASFNCNGTTTIEAPSAPSNTTFYPRGWTGKGLTPRALPNQVCFFTVNVPKGYFATVTFNKRFNSTLGAYMVYSNHKMMMLNDNDRNPFIFTHPKFQINLAIGNSTTTPDTTFGFKVVWSKFPELQKNFVNITRGNAPIAVRPTSNLTTFVGENNSHISLMAFSMANSTLNHLLRQTLIFSGESVLDEFIGTLGQVLESKQQLTAYGNKISVHTFGLNSSIDYPLFMGQHFEDTNGTMMYQGANCPSSGNCTVTLNSHSGRSWTVTSFHGPEYIKSFKSFPDTAVINVYENRISNTTCVAKLTSSNYKKQLPLKVNGNMKFYELKGNGVYEMVLTRDATRASRLHI